A stretch of DNA from Peptostreptococcaceae bacterium:
TGCCAATTTCTGTTTTTCTTGAATCATGGCATCAATCTTTTCTTCTATAGTGCCCTTTGCCACAAATTTGTGTACCATGACATTCTTCGTTTGTCCAATACGGAAGGCTCGATCCGTAGCTTGATTTTCAACAGCCGGATTCCACCATCTGTCAAAATGAATCACATGATTTGCGGCAGTAAGATTCAATCCTACCCCACCCGCCTTAAGAGAAAGTACCATATAAGGAATATATTGCTCACTATTGAACTGCTTTACCATTTCATTTCGTCTTTTCACAGATGTGCCGCCATGAAGCACGAATCCCTCTTTCAAAAATATGCCTTTGAGAAAATCCGAAATCGGTTCCGTCATCTCCCTGAATTGAGTAAAAACAATGACCCTTTCTCTTTTCTCGCGGATTGTTTCGCATATTTCTCCCAATTGTTCAAACTTGCCGCTATGCTTCGGCTTATAGTCTTCTCTGCCCAGATATTGATCCGGATGATTGCAAATCTGCTTAAATTTCATTATGCTGGACAAGACAAGCCCTTTTCGCTCAATGCCTTCCGTTACTTGCAACTTCTCTTCAATCTGCTCTATCAACTTTTTATAAAGAACAATCTGCTTTTGTGACAAGGTGGTATAGGCATTCATTTCCAGTTTTTCAGGCAGATCCGATATAATACTTTTATCGGTTTTCAGTCTTCTCAATATGAATGGTTGTATTATCTTGCGCAACTTTGCATAACCGATTGCGTTGTCTGCAAGCCCTTTCGTAAAGTCTGCAAATTCTTTGATTGTTCCTAAAAGCCCCTGATTCAAAAAATCAAACAAGGACCACAAATCGCTTAGTCTATTTTCAATCGGAGTTCCAGTCATAGCAATTCTCATCTTGGCCGGAATCTGTTTTATAGCTTTTGTCTGCTTCGTTCCCGGATTCTTTATGGCCTGAGCCTCATCCAGGATTAGGCAGTCCCATTGTCTGCTCTTTAATATTTCCAACCGTCTGGCCATACCATATGTGGTGATATACAAAAAATGATTTTCCCTGATTTGAATAGTTTCCGAACTTTTCAGATCACTTTTATGCAAAATTTGATAAGACATTTCAGGTGCGAATTTTTCGATTTCCTTCTGCCAATTTCCAATCAAAGAGGCCGGAAGAATTAAAAGCGCCTGCCCACCGTTATGGATTCTTGAGTATTCCAAAAAAGCAATCACCTGAACCGTTTTACCAAGTCCCATGTCGTCTGCCAAACAAGCACCAAATCCCAATCGGGACATTTGATAGAGCCACTGATAACCGTTTCCTTGATACTCCCGCAGGATCGCGTGGAATGATGGTGCTATGTCAACCTTTTGCATACTCGCTGGACAACCCAAGGTTTCCTTCATCGCTTTGAACCATTGCCCATTGGAAACCGATACGTCAATCTCATCAGTTGAAATATCCAGCAACTTGTTCATGTTTAATTCCAGCCTCATGGCATCTCCAAGAGATAAAGCATCATCTTTTGCCAAGTCTTTTACCTTATCAAAGGCCTGAAGTGCTGCTTCCAACTTCGCTTTGTCAATCTCAACCCATTTGCCTTTATATTGAACCAGCCCCTCTGCCATTTCCAAAAATGCTCTTAATTCCTGTTCGTCAACCGCGTCAGCTCCTATCTTTAGAGATGGTGAAAAGTCCATAATAGCATCCAATCCAACCTTGGATGGTTCTTTTTCTCCTACAACGACCGAAAGTCGAATCGAATTGCTGCGCTTACGCCACCAATCCGGCACTCTGCACATTATGCCGGCCTCTTTATAAATCGCAATCTCCTTTAAAAACGTATATGCCTCTTCCACAGTGAATTTCAGCGGCGAGAACAATTCGCCGCTTTCCATCAAGCCAGAAATGAAACTGCTCTTTTCGGCAGCTTTGGCAACCGTTGAGATGAGAGAAAGCAGCTTCTTTTCATCACCATCAAATTCCTCTAAAGCATTTTTCAAAGGGGTATGCAGTGCTCGCTTGCTTTTGACCGGTTTTGTTGAATAAGTAGCCATAAAAGCAAAGGGATATTGATCTTTCTTGTTTTCAACCAAATGAAAGAACACCCTTCCCACTATGTTGATATTATCGTTATGCTCGGAAAAATACCTGGCAACCGTACCCTCATAGCCCTTGATTTCAGTCCTGAAAACAATTAATAGAGTTTCCCATATACTCCGAATCCAATCGTCGTCGACATATTCCATGCCAATTGCAAATGGCAACTTATCTTTAAGCATATCGATCTCATCATCATCCAAATCAACCTGAACGGAATCCCTGTCGAATTCAAGCTCTGCATGTTGGCATATTTTTTTAACCAACAATTCTGCAATACCATATAGATATTCAACTGGTGGCGAAAACCATTTTGCCTTCGTTAAAAAACCAAGATGGAATAAGGCGCTATATTTGTCATCTTCAAATAGACTCGCCCATTCCTTTAGGGGATCCGGCTGTTCTGTCTCTACCTCCTCTACCTCCTCTACCTCCTCTACCACAAAACCTTCCGGTGTGAAATAGGCATATAGTTGTTGCACTTCTCGTCTTTTTATTCGAGACATTATTTTGAACCTCCTTAAAATTACCCGTAAATTCATCTGTAAAATCATCCAAAAGAACCGGAAGAGTTCTTTCAACCGCTCAAGGTATAATCTCATCACAAATGCCAAAATCAATGCTAAATGGTGTCCGTATCTTATCTATACAGCCAATCAGATTCACTCAAACTGCCCATTATAGCCACTTCCCTATCTGCGACTCCACTTTCCTCTTGATGTTGAATATCTCTGCATATTCAAATAGATGTCTGATGTTCTTTTTAGAATCCCTGATATAACGCATGACTGCATTTGAAAATACTTCCTTTTCAAGTTTCCTCTCATAGCGCATAACATCACACATCGTGCGGTCCCTGTCAAAGATTCGCACATTCACCCCATTTATCACAATACTAGTTAGTCCCACACTCAAGAATTTATATTCCTGATAGAAAGGCTTAATATAAGGATAATCAATATCGTACTGACTCTTCTCGCTATCTCTATCAACAGCAATCTGCCAAGCAGGCGGAATCCTGTCTATATAATTATAATGAAGCAGTGCACTTTCCAAAAATATCACAGCATATGGGAACAGCCTGGCAATGATTGCCTCTTCAGCATTCACTTCATCCGAAAGTTCATAAAAGCCTTGTTTGATTTTCGAAAGTTTACCTTGTTCAAGAAGTCTTTTGATCTGGCGGCTGCCAAGTCCCAATTGGTTCAGTTGTGCAGTTTTAAGGATACCTCCATGCTTATGAAACTCATCAATAATTTTTCTCATATCAATCATATTTGCACCTCATTATCCTCTTTGCATTTTAAATGCGAATATTACAGTGCAATTATACCACGATAATTATTGATTTTCAACGTCCATAATACCAAAGTCTGCAGTAGCTTTTGTCTGTCTTCGTCATCTTCGAATATGCTCTTGCCTATTATATTTCACCATTATATGTATATTCAACTTTGGCTTTTTTCTCTGGCCGCTCTCGTCATTGTTCTCACCACAAGGTAATTTCATTACATTATGAACCTGAAATAAAGCAACAATTCCGTTCCATTGCTTAGTAACGGCAATTAAATTAATGATTTTATCCCATCTTTTTGATATGATAGAAAAAAAGGCAAAGGAGAATTTCATGAAAAGTCGTTTAGACACAACTCTAAAAAAATCATCCAAACCAATCTCTCGAGACGCATCCGTTGCGGAATTCTTGGCCCGCAATACCAAGGAGCAGCTTCTCGACATAAAGCGCGCATGGATGTTCTCAATACCTTCTACCTTCAAAAAGCAGGAATTGGTTGAAGCTTTATCTAAAAAAATCACACAATCCATGCCGGAATGGTTCGAAACTGTGCCATGGCCTTCATACGCACTTATGACAGAAGAATTGGAACTGCCCGTTGACGATCCTGAAGTTTCCATTGCTGTAGATGACCTTCTCATAAGGGGTATAGGTTTTTTCACAATAGTAAACAATAATATAGAATTAATGATTCCAAATGAATTGAAAGCGCTGATTCCCACAAATGCCAATGCTATAAAAAAAATTGAACAGAATCATCTTAGAGTAATCCTCATCCAAGGATTAATTAATCTATACGGTCTAATAGAAATTGACAATTTGGTTGAAATATTAAACTCAATTGTGTTAGAACCCATGAATTCATACGAACTCAAGAACTGGATAGAGACAGCGGTCTTCATGTATTTAGACAGCAACTTGCTGTTCATAAACGGCAAACCTTTTCTCGTGCATGATTATGTCGATGACCCTATTAGCATCCTCTTCGAAAAACCGGAACTCGAGCCATACAATTTTTCTCTTGAAGATATCAGCACCCTTTGCTACTACCGCACAACAGAAAAATCACAACCCTATCTTGATAACATGCTAAATGCAATATATGATCACGAAATACTCGATGAAGATGGCTTGGATGAGGCCATTGACCTTCTCCAACTTTCCTTCTTGAACGACGAAAAAATCATAGAAGCAATTAAACAGGTTTTGGAATGCATAAACTCCAAGGATTTGGATGATTTAAATTCTGTAACCCACATCATAATGGATTATCACAACCACAGCCCGAAATGGATTCTGAAAGGCAACTCCCCATCAGATTTGTTAGATAGAAAAATTTCTCGTATACACAAGCCAGCAAACCCAATCAAAAAAATCAGCCGCAACGATCCATGTCCCTGCGGCAGTGGAAAAAAATACAAGAAATGCTGCCTTGCAAAAGACGAAAAGAACAATGTGACGCGAATTCATTAATCAGCAGTTTTCCGTCGTAAAGTTGAAACCTAGGGACCGATTTTTCAAACCCAAAAATCCGTCCCTAGCGATTCCACACTACAAATCAAAAACGTGATAATATCACGTTTTTTTTATTATATTCGTGGCATTATCACGTTTATTGTTTTTTAAGCTATTATATGAAAAATAATCAAAAGGATTCGTCTCCGCTTATTGCATCTTCTACAGCCTTCCAACCGCCACTCGTCCACGCCGAAAGAACTTTGCTCCTCCTCGACCCAAAAGCGACAGGCCTTCTAAGCTGGCCATTCTCATGGCTTGCCTTCTTGAAATCCGATTCCACCAGCAGCATTTCTTTTTCCACTTCACCCATAAGTGAAAGGGCTTTTTCGCTGTTTGCAAGCAGTACTGAAACGCCTTTCTCTGTATCAACTTCAGGATGGAACTTCTCTATCCCCCAGAAATCTCCAATGGTAAAGTCCCCGGTTCTTATGCCGGATGCGAACGGACAAACATAGCAGCTCTCCCGCAGTATGTCAGCCCTATTAAAAAGGTCGTAATAGACAAGGTCCTTTGCCTCAATCGATGTCTCCAGTACCTCTCCGCCCTTGTCATAGACCACTTTGGCCTTCATGGAATCCCATCCGTTGTCCTTGTCCCGGAATCTGAAGTCCGTAACTCTTCCGCCAAGTTCCTTCTCCAGTGTCTCGACCTGGGCCTTGAAAAAAGCGGGGCTGGGCACACCGTAGCAGACTAGATCCGCAGTTATAAGCCTTTCCGGATTCTCCCCAAGAAAAGCCCTAAGGCCTGCAATCTGGCAAGGAGTTCCCGTAAAAAGCACCCACTGGCCTCTTGAAAGATACTCGGCCGCATCAGCAAAAACCCTTCCCATTTCGCTTTGAACATACTTTGAACCCTGAAGTTCACTCAGGCCGTCAATCCCGTCTATGCCTTTGTGAAAAGCAGTCATGTCTCCATCGTAGGCGCAGCCGTAGACCCGGCCGCCTCTGCCGAGCACCATCTTGGCAAGAGCGCCGAATGCACCTCCGGATGCGCTCAATTCGAGAACGGCATCATCCCTGTTTACGGCTGCATACGCGGCAATAGGGCTTCTCCCCCATTTTCCCGGGTTCTGGAAACCGCACGCCTCAAGGCAAAGCCCGCACTCCAAACATAATTCCGAGTTGATCTCCGGATACAAAAATCCGTATTCGTCCGCAGTCATAGAAATTGCATCTGCAGGACATGCATTTGCGCACGCACCGCAACCGCAGCAGTCCTTTTTCTCCTTATATAAAATCATAGCCATTCACCTCTTTACCTATATTCTACACCAATCCGCGGACATAAAATAAGCTTTCCATGCCACCAAAAAATCAGAGCATCTTTTCCAACTCGACTTTCTTCTTTCTCCATCCCATGCTTTTAGCCCATTCTCTGTATGCTTCCCTTTCCTCCATATCTTCCGATTTATATATATTGTAGAGAAAATCGGCAAAACCGCCCATGCCTCCGACATCATCCATTACATATCCACCTTTTTTGTTTATGCAGACCGGTTTATGTTTGTCATTAACAATACCAACTGCTTCACTTAACCAGTTTTCTTCTATAACATCTTGTTCGCTTAGCTCTTTCCAGTCACTGAATCTTGTTATTTCAACAACCCAATTATCTCCAAAATCATAATTGTAGATCAACTTGTCCGTTACCGGTTTCAAAGCATGTCCGTCCATCCATTTTTGAATTTCCTCGCATTCCGCCAACTTGCCGCCTTTGACCCCAAGAACTTCAGCCACGGGTATTCTTTCAAGCAATTCGTCAAGCGCCGAGTCAAATGAAATCGAATTTGTCAGCTCCCTGATTGTCAAATCGAGAATCGGGGCTTTCTTGATAATTTTTGTTTTCTCCGACTCATCATCCTTTTTGTCTTTAATGCGTTCATGATAGTCATAGAAAGACTCCCTAACTTCAACTATAGGGAAGCGCCGAATCATCTCCTCGACACTGCCCTTAGCCTCGTCATAATCCTCGGTATACCCTCCAAAGACATATGGACCTATATATTTTTTTCTCAGCCATACCTTGATGTTTCCATAAATATAATCGTCGTCCCAGAACTGATCATCTTCATCATACGGCAATCCCTGAAACAAAATCCCAACAAGCTTCGCCCACTCCCTCACGCACTTTCCCGTAAGGCGCTCATAGTCTTTTTCATCTAATCTGAACGCCCTGAGATGAGAGTTTTGCCATCCGAAAAGTCTTTGAATCGCATAGTGAAGATTATGCAGGGGCATATCCGCGGGAATCAGGACATCCCTTGTTATTGTCCCTCTTTCTGTAGTATCGGCATATTTCATCAACAATTTCCTGTGTTCTTCACTGCACCATTCGTTTATTAATTCCATATGCAGCAATATTGGCTCATCGTCATCTAAAGAATCCGTGTCTGCTTTCTTATTTTCATTTTCTTTCATCAAATTGCAGAATAATTCAAAGGATTCTTCCAGCGTATATGTGTATGGTCCTTCAGTAAATTCATTGAAAAGCGCTTCTAGGCCATCATCATCAAAGTAATATATATTGTTCCATATGAATCTTTGGATTTCGTCCGATTTTTGCATTATGATTTTAAGCAGATCTTTCAAATCTTTCTCAACTCGCATACATAACTCATATAAGTTGTTTTCCACAACTCCCAAAGCCGAAATGGTTTCTAATATCATTTCATCACCCGAAACTTCTTCTTCACTCATTGCTACCCAAGTTAGTGGAGTATACAATTCAATACTTTCATCCAATTCGCTAAAAAGAGAATCACTTATTGACCAATTCTTATGGTAGTCCATGTACCTACCGACAAGCAATATCGCATACTCTTTCAAATCGTTTTTATTATTGAAATCATATGGTTTGCCTCGATGATTAGTTCCAAGTTTGTCATTTAATGCCCCCAGAACATCCCTTTCATCTTTAGAATAAAATCTATTGTTCATCTTTTGCACCCCTTCCGATTATTTCGCGATGTTTACTCTTATTCCGATATATCCTTTTAATTCATATAATAGGTCCCCTATGCGATCATATTTATTGTTGTAGCAATTGGCATAGCTTCCGCCTATGCGTCTCATTATATATGTGATTCTATTACATGAGAGCCTATACTAAATCAACCCGCTCCAAGAGGAAATCAAACAAGTTCAGATGTACTATACCGTCTTTTGATAAATCTATTTTATCCATTGTTATTAAATATTTAGGATACTGGTCATTAATTTTCAGCAGCGAATTCATCTCCCTGTCGTAAGTACTATCACCGAGTACAGTTAAACTAACCTGAAAATATAGTCTCGCAGATCCTTTCACCGCAATGAAATCCACTTCATGGGACAAATTTTTTCCAACTGTTACTTCATAGCCTAATCGAAGCAATTGAAGGTACACGATATTCTCTACCACATGCCCTATATTTCCTTGTCTATATCCTATAAGTTTATTTCGAAGACCTGTGTCTACTACATAGTACTTCCCGTTGGTTTTCAGCCGTTCTTTTCCTCTGATATCATATCTCTCACATTGATAAAGCAAATGCGCATCGCACATTTGCCGAAGGTAATTGTCTACTGTATCGGAAGTAATTTTATGCCCATGTGATATCATTGTGTTCTTGATTGCATTAGCCGAGGTATTATTGCCAATGTTTTCAAACACAAACTTTGCCACCTTATAAAAAGCGCCTTCATCTCTTATCTTACCTCTAAGAATAATATCCCTTGTAAATATCGAATCAAACAAACCTGACAGTATTGCTTCAACCAATTCTTGTTGATTAGCTAAGCTGACCGCCGGAAACGATCCAACACGAAGATATTCATTAAAATGTTCCTCTGCCTTTTCCTCATCATAAGATCTAAACTCAAGAAACTCTTTAAAGGATAGAGGCAATATTTTAATTTCTATATACCGCCCAGACAAATACGTAAGATGTTCCCCTAAAAACATTCTCGAATTTGAACCGGTAACATAGATATCGGCATTAAAGCTAGCCCTTAAACTGTTTATCACTTTTGCCCATTCAGGCAGCTCCTGCACTTCATCGATTAGAAAATACATTCTTTCATTGTCAATCACTTTATCTTTAATGAAATCATGCAATAGTTGTCCGTCTTTTAAATCATCATACATGAATTTTTCATAATTAATTTCAATAATCCGGCTTAATTCCACGCCCTGTTCAAGAAGATACTCTTTAAATAAAGCAAGCAAAGATGATTTTCCCGATCGTCTAACACCAGTAATCACTTTTACAAAATCATTGTCTCTATATTGAATTAGTTTATCTATATACCTTTTTCGATTTATCATAGTCGCCTCCTTTCCTAATTATAATTGATAAAATTACATATTTCAATCTTTTTTCGATTGATAATAGGAATTATTATATTATTGCATACTTTTTCTGATAGCAAAAAATAAATTACAGCATACCATTAAGAGATTTTGATTATTTTTACGCGCCTTTATCGCTGCGCTGAAGTTTATTCATTATTGGACATGTACAAAGAACCATCGTATAATAGACTTCAATCGCAATATTTCATGATACAAAAAACTATATGACAGGGAGATTTGACCTATGATTAATGTAGACAGAACTAAATGTATAGGATGCGGAGAATGCATAAAAGATTGTTTCCCCTCTGACATTGTAATGGATAACGGAAAAGCATTTATAAAAAATGTCGCTTGCTTCAAGTGCGGACATTGTATCGCCGTGTGTCCTGAAAATGCAATATCCACCGATGAATACAACATGGAAGAAGTAAAAGAATATTCGGAAGAATCGTTCAAAGTCGATGCTGAACATTTACTTAACTTTATTAAATTCAGAAGAACAGTCAGGCGCTTCAAGCCAAAAGATGTAGAAGCTGAAAAGCTCTTAAAAATCATCGAAGCCGGAAGATTCACCCAAACTGCAAGCAACCTGCAGGATGTGTCATTCATAGTTGTTAAGGACAAGCTAAATGAATTAAAGGATTTGACATATGACAGATTAAAAAGCATTGCAGAGCATTCTTTAGCCGGCACGGACCCGACAAATGAAGTCATTGTTCGATATGCAAAGATGTGGCTGGCCATGCATAAGGAGTATAAAAGCAAACCCAATGAAAAGGACAAATTATTCTTCAACGCTCCCATTATCATTATAGTAACAGCCAAGTCGCAAATAAGCGGCGCCCTTGCTTCTTCAAACATGGAACTTATGATAAACGCCCTAGGCCTTGGAACCTTGTTTAGCGGATTTTTTGTTCGAGCCGCAAATGGAAACAAAGAAATCCATGACTTGCTTGATATAAAGAAAGGTAAGGAAATAGTTACCTGCATGGTAATCGGGTATCCTGACGTAGAATATAAAAGAACCGTTCCGAGAAAAGCAGTCGATATTTCCTGGAAATAATCGATACAAATTGCTCATTTATGAATTGAAACAACTATACCGCCAAACCCCAATAATCGGGCTTGGCGGTATTAAATTTGTACTCTTTTGGGGCCTAGCCCAAACCGTCAGTCCTTCTGTCCCGCAATATCCTCCGCGGATATCCCTGGGCAGTGATAACGCCATTCCTTCTTCGTATAATACTTGGCCCCGATGGCCTGCATTTTAACGGCTATGGAAGAAAAATTTGTGGATCTACCTTCCAGCGTTTGCTGTATTTGGGCTTTTTATTGCATATTGGGTATATAACAGCTATATGAATAGTCAATCTGCGCTTATGCTGCTTATCATCTTTATTGATGTCGCGATAGTTGTTTTAATAATTTTAGAATACAAACGCTTGAAAGAAGAAAAGGAGAGGATGTGACTATGAAAATTAAGAAGATCATCACCATAGCGATAGTAATATTGTGTCTTTGCCTTGTAACAGGTATCGGTGCGTTTATTTACAATACTACACACGGTTATAAAATCAGTAATGATTTTGTAAGCATCCCTCTTCAATTTAATCCGGATGATTCCTCTTCAACTTATCAAACACAGAATGCAGAGGTCACCGTTTATGGCGGTTTTATAAAAGGCATTCAAAAAGGTAAGAGCGGTACAGAAAGCCTTGTCATCAGAGCATTATCGCCACTGCCGGCTGTGACAGTTAGAGGTGATAATGTTAGTACCGTTTCATTGCTGATTGAAAATATAAACCCTGATTTTTATGCAAAGAACATTACTGGTAGTAACTTACCTGTGACCAAGGTGATGGTCAATACATTGCAATTCAGTGTTGCAGTGAGTGCAGGGGAAATAATAAAAATTGATCCATTAAAGCCAAGTGGTACAGATAACGCAGGAAAATATAAATACATAATCCTCGGTGACACTCGCGATGGATATGACACTTTTGAGCAGATAATTCAGCAGGTAAATGGAGAAAAACCTGCATTTGTCATTGACAACGGAGACCTTGTATTCAGCGGAAAACCGAATCAATACCGACTATTTGACCAAATGGTATCAGAGATCTCTACGACCTTGTGTACCACTCCCGGAAATCATGACATTCGTGGGAATGGGAGAAGCACCTATACCATGCTGTATGGCCCAGCATATTATTCCTTCGATTTTGCAGACAGCCATTTTGTGTTTTTGGACTCATCTCCAGGATGGGCTGAAAAGCAGGCAATTTCTAATGAACAGTATACATGGCTGGAAAAAGATTTGAAAAAGGCACAAGGTAAACGCATTTATGTCATTACACATATACCGCCACAAGACCCAAGAAGCGGTGTCACAACCAACGAAATTCCAAACTATGTAAACGAGATGAAAAGCAACGGAAATTGGTTGGAGCAGAAATTAAACAATTACAGCGAAAGTAAGAATATGGATCACGGTTTCCAAGACCCGCTGGAAGCAGCAAAGTTTGAAAATATCATGAGTACGTATCATGTAGACACGGTATATCTCTCCCATATTCACAGTTACATGGAATATACAAAGGATGGTGTGCGGTATCTGATTACCGGGGGTGCAGGAGCAGAGCTTTTAACCCCAAACAGCTATTATCACTATATGATTGCAAAAATTGGAGATGTTAAAACAGTTACAATTGTGGAATTACCCTCCCCGGCGAACAGCTACCCTATGCGATATGCGGCGGCTGCACAGCTGTTTACCGAAGCGATGTATAAAGAAAATCCCCTTGCGGTTGTGTTCGTCATTGCAGGATTCGTATTGCTTATACTTTTGTTAATTGCCAAGATTTATTTACGTAAAAAACAGCCAATTGACACTCTGGGAAAATGGCTGAGCGATATTGCTAAATTTGCTGTTAAACGGTTCAAGGAATTATTTGGTAAGAAGTAAAGATTAAATTGATCAATAGTTCAAAGCTGAGAAAATAATGACAACTTTAACTTTAGAGGTTGTTCTTATCGGGGGCAAAATTTATGAAAACTGTTAATATTAAAATTAAGTACTTATTACTATTGGTATTGTTCTTTACAATATCTTATATTTCATTGCTTGGAGCTTACCACTTTGCCAGTGATAAATCTTCGTTTTTATCGCTGGGGATATTTTCAAAAAAATTATTTATAGAGGTTGCATTTCTTTTGGTTGTATATTATATGACTGATGCATTAAGGTTTTATTTCACTTTGAAAGCAATCAATGTGAATGTCTCCATCAAATATATAATAAATTTGGCATTTATAAATATTTTCGTATCCAATATAACGCCTTCTGCAACCGGAGGAGGTGTTGCACAAATCTATTTTCTGAGCAAAAAAGATGTGCCGATTGGAGCTGCTATTGCCGGATCTTCAATAAGAACAGCCCTTCCGCTAATATTCTTCGCAATATTTACGCCTATAATACTGATATTTGACAAGAACGTCGACAGATTATTTCCAGGTAGGAATATTTTGTTTTTTGTGGGGATTATGGTGATGTTAGATATAGCGATAATACTTATAATTTTAAAATTGTTCAAGAATCCCGATGTTGTTATAAATATTTTGAAAAGAATTAAACTCTATTTTGAAAAGCGAAAAAAAAGCAACAGAGTTCATGCGCTACTTGATAAATTAATTGGTGAGATCAAACGGTTTCCGAATCATATTAAAATGTATATTACCGGAAACAAAATACATGTATTTCTATCAGTTTTTTTTACTCTGCTATATCTTTTCACATTATTTCTATTCCCTGTTTTGCTAATTAAGGATTTAAATCCTTCTGCACCGGCAGTAGAAATAATACTTTCACAGATTGTAATAACTTTTGTGATGTATTTTGCACCTACGCCAGGAGCTTCAGGTGTTGCTGAAGCAACCTTTATACTTTTGTTTTCAAATTATGTGAGTCAGGGAGATATTGTTTCGTTAACATTTACTTGGAGACTATTTACAATATACATCGGTGTAGTCATCGGAATGATTCTATTTTACATCCAGGTCATCAATAATCGCGATAAAATTCATGTGAATAAGTTAGGGAGGGCGGATTTTTGAATAGAAACCTATTAAAAACATTAATATATATCAATGTTTTAATCCTTATTCTCATATCCTCATATAAAATTTATCTATTTTATCATGAATCCGATTTTCAAGATTGCAATTATGAAAACATGAAAATGATAGAAAGGATTGGAGAAAAAAGTCTATTTTCTTTTGCAGTTGTAGGATCGGTTAATAATTCTATAGATATTTTTCAAAACAAAATTATTGATGAAATAAATTCAAATAATGATATTATATTCGCTTTTTCGACTGGAAATGCAGT
This window harbors:
- a CDS encoding nitroreductase family protein: MINVDRTKCIGCGECIKDCFPSDIVMDNGKAFIKNVACFKCGHCIAVCPENAISTDEYNMEEVKEYSEESFKVDAEHLLNFIKFRRTVRRFKPKDVEAEKLLKIIEAGRFTQTASNLQDVSFIVVKDKLNELKDLTYDRLKSIAEHSLAGTDPTNEVIVRYAKMWLAMHKEYKSKPNEKDKLFFNAPIIIIVTAKSQISGALASSNMELMINALGLGTLFSGFFVRAANGNKEIHDLLDIKKGKEIVTCMVIGYPDVEYKRTVPRKAVDISWK
- a CDS encoding metallophosphoesterase, which encodes MKIKKIITIAIVILCLCLVTGIGAFIYNTTHGYKISNDFVSIPLQFNPDDSSSTYQTQNAEVTVYGGFIKGIQKGKSGTESLVIRALSPLPAVTVRGDNVSTVSLLIENINPDFYAKNITGSNLPVTKVMVNTLQFSVAVSAGEIIKIDPLKPSGTDNAGKYKYIILGDTRDGYDTFEQIIQQVNGEKPAFVIDNGDLVFSGKPNQYRLFDQMVSEISTTLCTTPGNHDIRGNGRSTYTMLYGPAYYSFDFADSHFVFLDSSPGWAEKQAISNEQYTWLEKDLKKAQGKRIYVITHIPPQDPRSGVTTNEIPNYVNEMKSNGNWLEQKLNNYSESKNMDHGFQDPLEAAKFENIMSTYHVDTVYLSHIHSYMEYTKDGVRYLITGGAGAELLTPNSYYHYMIAKIGDVKTVTIVELPSPANSYPMRYAAAAQLFTEAMYKENPLAVVFVIAGFVLLILLLIAKIYLRKKQPIDTLGKWLSDIAKFAVKRFKELFGKK
- a CDS encoding flippase-like domain-containing protein, with the translated sequence MKTVNIKIKYLLLLVLFFTISYISLLGAYHFASDKSSFLSLGIFSKKLFIEVAFLLVVYYMTDALRFYFTLKAINVNVSIKYIINLAFINIFVSNITPSATGGGVAQIYFLSKKDVPIGAAIAGSSIRTALPLIFFAIFTPIILIFDKNVDRLFPGRNILFFVGIMVMLDIAIILIILKLFKNPDVVINILKRIKLYFEKRKKSNRVHALLDKLIGEIKRFPNHIKMYITGNKIHVFLSVFFTLLYLFTLFLFPVLLIKDLNPSAPAVEIILSQIVITFVMYFAPTPGASGVAEATFILLFSNYVSQGDIVSLTFTWRLFTIYIGVVIGMILFYIQVINNRDKIHVNKLGRADF